AGCTGTTCGGCCAGTCGCTCCGGATCGCCCGCTAGTCCGTCCGCGAGCGAGCGCTCGAGCTCGGCGACGAACGGGGCGCCGACCGGCTCGAGCGACAGCGTCGTGTCCCCGGTCTCGCCGCCGTCCTCGGCGACGAGATCCGTCGATCGCGGGCGATCGGCCGCGAGGGGAACGATCAGTCGAACGCCGTCGGCTCCTCGTCCCGCGAGCGGAACGTAGCGCCGATCGGCGGTCGCACCGATCGTCTCCACGAGCCGGGCGAGGTTCCGTGCGCTCGTCTCGTACACCCGCGTCGCGTCCCGCGCCTCGATCGCCCGTTCGGGCTCTATCTCGGCCGCCAGTACGGCGGCGAACCCGCCGATCCCGGCCAGCGCGAACAGCACTGTCCGGCCGTCGGGGAGGGCGAGCCCGGCGACGAACGCCAGCGCGCCGAGGACGGCGAACCCGACCGCCGTCGTCGGGTCCTGGAGCTGTTCCTCGAAGCTCCGGACGTCCTCGCGACCGCGCGAGTGGCGTTCGGCGTCGCTCGAGTCCGAACGGTGATCGTCCGACGACCGCCGACGGATCGTCGAGGCGTCGTCGCCCAGATCGGCCGTCACGGCCGCCACCTCCGTCGAACGGGCGCGTCGTCGTGACTCGAGCCGGGGCGGGCGAACCGGACGAACGTTCGGGAACGCGACACGAGTGTCACCCGGCGAACGTACGGCGAAGGGGTGTTTGAAGCTGTGGGAGCGAAACGTTGCGTTTCCTCGCGCCCGTTCCGATAATTCCGGATTTCCCGACGTCGACGGCGAGCGACCGGTCGCGGGTTCGGGACCCCCGGACGGACCGTTTCGAAGGGATCGAGGACGTGGCTTCCGATCGTCGATCAGCTCGAGAGACCGTTCGGAACGACGACTACCGGGTTTTATGCGCCGACGGCGGAAGCTCCGTGTCGATGGGGTCGAACGGCGAATCCGAACCGGGCTGGCGGCTCCCTGCCGACCTCGCTGCGGCGCTGGCGCTGACGGCGCTGGTGAACGTCGCGGCGTTCGCGCCGGTGGTTCGCGAGACGCCGGTTCGGATCCCGCTCGGGCTCGCCGTTCTCCTGTTCGTTCCCGGCTACGTCGTCGTCGCCGCGCTGTTTCCCGGGCGACGCGACGTCGACGCCATCGATCGGCTCTCGCTGTCGGTCGTCGCGAGCGCGGTCGTGGTCCCCGCCGTTGGGCTGGTGCTGAACGCGACGCCGTGGGGGATCCGGCTCGGCCCGATGCTGGTGGGGGTCTCGCTCGTCATCGTCGTCGGATGCGTCCTCGGGACGCGGCGACGACTGGCGGTGCGGCCCGACGAGCGGTTCCGGGTGCCGTATCGCGAGTGGACTCGACAGAAGGTCGCGGTGGTCCGACCGAACGGCGGTACCGACCTCGCGCTGACGCTGTCGCTTGCCGTCGCCGTGATCGTCGCCGTCGGCGCGGCCGGGTTCGCCGTCGCTGATCATCACGGTTACGGGCCCGAGAACGGCGAGGACGACGCCGCGGCGATCTCGCTGCTCGATTCTGACGGCGACCTGCTGGCCGAGTCGGAAGCGACCCTCGAGCCGGGGTCGGCCGGTTCCGTGTTTGTCGGCGTCGACAACTACGGGGGCGAGCCGAGAAGTTACATCGTCCTCGCGCTCGAGCGGGAGCTCGCGGACGACGGCACTGTCACGGACGAGCGCGAACTCGAGCGGTTCGACGTGACCGTTGACGACGGCGAACGCGGGACGGTCGAGCACGAACTCGAACCGACGGCGGGGGGAGACGTTCAGTTCGTCTGGTTGCTGTATCCGGATGCGGTGCCCGAGGAGCCGTCGACCGACTCCGCCGATGCATACGCTTCCTTGATGGTCAGCGGTGAGGAGGCTCCCGGGTAGTGTCATTGAGGTGAATCTTGATCGATTGTTTTTCTGTCCATTTCGCTTCGGGACGTCGACGGCTCCTCACAGCCCTACTCGGCGAGTGCTGTGCGGTCAGATTTAATGTGGGTGTGTGTGAACGGTTGTGTTTAGTTAAGGCTGAAGGATGAGTCGGGGTGATTTTCAGCTGGTCTATGGCGAAAATCGCCCGCCTCAGTGGTGGTAGCGACTGGATCGAATTAGATTTTGTGGAGCGAGAGCGGACACCGCGTCAGTTGATGGAGCTGGGTATTCGGCTGCACTTTGCGGGATTATCGCTTTCGAATACCGTTCGAGAATTAGAGAAGTTCGGTGTCGAGCGGTCGCGGAAAGCTGTCCACGACTGGGTTCAGAAAGCCAATCTACAGCCGGCCAGTAACGCCAGTCCGGATCACGTTGCGCTCGACGAGACGGTGATCCGAATCAACGGCAAACAGTTCTGGCTGTACGCCGCTGTCGATCCCGAGACGTACGAATTCCTGCACTTACGGCTGTTTACGACGACTACAACGGCATTGACACAGCGATTCCTCCGAGAGCTTCGTGAGAAACACGACGTCGAAGACGCCGTGTTTCTCGTCGATCACGCCCAGCATCTAGCAACAGCACTCCAGCGAACCGGGCTCCGATTCCGACCCGAACGACACGGAAATCGGAATGCTGTCGAACGTGTCTTTAGAGAGGTAAAACGACGCACATCCTCATTCAGTAATAATTTCAGTCACGTCGATCCAACAACCGCCGAAACGTGGTTACAAGCCTTCGCTGTCTGGTGGAACTTGCTTAACTAAACACAATGGTGTGAACGGCACTGCCCCTCCGGAATGTTCTTCGTCTAGCCTCACGTGACTGATTGTCTATTTGAAGAGACAAGCTGGCTTCCACCTGATCGGCGTCGAGTGCAGATCGCTATTGGTAAAAGTATTGTCGGTATTAGACCGCTTGCTCTTGTAAATACATAGCAATACTGAAGTCCAATTCGATACTTACTGCGGAGTTCTTTGTACGACAAGAATCGACACATATACCAGGTTTTTACCTCAGCTAACCGAGAAACACGATTCATCAATAGATTTTATCAACTATCTTCTTTCTACACATCAGAATAGTCATATCAAGTGAAGAAATGCTAAGAGTCGCGCTATATACCGGATAGCTCCATCATATAATCTATGAGTTAGGAGTCGAGAAACGTTCTGCGGTATTGTGGTCATTTTACATAATTGAACCATTCCATTGTTATAATATAAATCTGAAAATAAATATAGGGTATAAGCTGGACAGTGGTTCCATGCGAGCGGAACCAGTTTCACTGAATGCACTGTCCGGTCTACGGAGTGGTAACAAATACTCCGTGAGAATTACATTAGTACCAATGTATAAACCACTGTTTTCACACCGTGAGCCGAGGATCATTATTGAAAATTATTGGTTGTTGAGCGAAATCACACACCCGAAATATCGGCGACGTCCCGACCCACTCGCGGTCGTGTCTCGTCCGAACAGCTCATGAATCAAATCACTTCTAAGAGGTCGTTCGAATCGGTGGAATCCGACCTGCTAACCGATGCCTGCAACTCGAGAATACTGACCCCGGTTCGACGGTTCCACCGACAAATATGGCATTTAATGCCATAGTAAGTGGTCAAATATATATTTTTGATTAACTCTCCATGGGAGGTCGAGTCAGCTTGAGATGCGTCGCTGCCCAGCTGTTAGTTAGTATCGTCTATTACGCTACTAGTGAAGAACTGGCTACTACTCCGAGCCAGTAGCCACTAGACTCCTCAGGATACGGAGTTCCTCTTCTTGAGAGATGTGCTCAGCAGTGAGACAAGCGTGGACGATTTTGTGTATCAGTTCGGGACTAAGAGAGGATAACGAATGCTCCGCAGATCGGTCCGTTAGCATCTCGACTTGGTCCGCCAATACTGTTATTCGGGTTTCGAGTTCCTCAAGTTCTTCGAGCGAATCTGCAGTGACTCGAGACGAAGTTCCGGTGAGAACGTGATCTTCTCTTTCGTGTTCCCGGTCACGGGTTGAACCCTCGGTACTACTAGCTCGGGAACGAACCGCATCGCTCTCCGCTTTCGGTTGTTCCTCGCGTGAATTTACACTTTCACTACTCGTATCCGCGTTCTTACTGCTCTCGATAGAACTGTCGCAGCGTGCATCAGAGTCCGAATCGACACTCCGATCCGCTTCAGTGGTTTCATCGTCGTTCGTGGCCTCGTTCTCGAATAATTCGCCGACTATATGTTGTCGGTTTGTCCAATCGAACCCAGCGATCGTATTCACCCGCTGGTTGATCGTTGCACTCGTGACGCCGAGCGTATCGCCGAGTTCGGCTTGCGTCGCGCTCGGCCGTCTGTAGATTTCACGGAGTGTCTCCAGTTGCTTTTCGGTGAGTTCCGACGCTGTGAGTGATGACGTTGCTTGCGATTCGTGCCCGTTTCTCACTGGCTCCATCGTTTCCGATCGTTGATCCCCTCCGTCTTCCTCCCCCTTTTCGGCCGGCATCTCGATACCAGTATCGGGTTCGCTATCTGCTGTCTCTTCGTTACCGTCTTCGAGTCTGCAATCCGTCTCCGCCTCGTTATCGTCGGTGATCTCTTCTGTATCCGGATTTTTGGGTTCGCTATTCGTTTTGCTGGTTGTCAAATCCGTGTCCTCCTCCTCACCACCTTCGCTTTCACCAGAGGGAGTCGCTGGATCGCCGTACTCCTCGAGAACCCGTTCAACCATTTGGGTGGTTGCGCCGTTCACGTCCTCTGCAATCGCTTCTATCGAAGCATCCGGACGCGACTCCGCGGCATCGAGGATTTTCTTGTGGATTACCGCCCGTGGCACTCTCGCTTTTTCTTGATGAGGATTTTTGACAGACGTCGTCGAGTTACTCATTTCCACCCCCCAGTTATGGTAACTGGTCATTCCAGCAGTTGACTCCCTAGTGGTTATAATTTTCCCAACGATCGAACAATTACATTCGTTAAATTCGGTTCGGCTATTACATTCGTGTGTATATAATTGGAAATCTGATGCTGTCTCATCGAACTCCTTCGAGGTGGGAACCGTATTACCAACTGTGACTTCACCGATCCCGGCAGACTACCTAATTCGTTGTTCGAAACCGGCGCAGTTGACCTTCGACAGCCAAGCTTTCGGATTCTGACTGTCCATCATCAACAAACTGAGAGAGAGAGCACGACGTCCAGACCGGACGTGACGACCGAGTTGATCGCCGTTTCGTCCAAGAATCTTCCAGACAGTCGGCGGAAGCCGATCTCTGTGATCGGATAACTGGTGGTCGGCAACCGTGACAATATCCCCTATTTTGAGATGCGAACCGACGAACCCAACATCTTCTGTACCATGTCAGCTATCCGCTATTGGTATCGGTGTCTTCGACGGCAGCGTGAGTTCTATCCCAAAACTGTGCCATCGGCGTTTCACACATGTCACAGACGATCGCGATGTTTCCTTTGTAGGCCGCTACCTCGAGTGCTCCGCCGTTACAGTAGTGACAGCGGTCCTCCTCGAGGTTAGCAAGTACTAGCTGTGTCATACGCCGCGAAGACTGTCGGTCGAGCATATCAGTCGACTGCACCAACGAGCAATATAAAATTTGAGGCGAACGACCCGTACGTTCGAACCGCTAACCTCTCTTTCTCCGCGTTTTTGAGAAACGGGCCGCACTAGGATAGGCATGTACACGGTGTTATCGAGCGCTAGTACTAGCGAAACACCGTGGATCCGCTTTCGAACTATGGGCCCCGCAGAACCGACAAACGATAGAACCGCAGACCGAAGATTTGATCGTCGAGATCTCCGAGAAAGAAATTGCGTTCGAGAAACCGTCTAAACAAAATCGGTATCGAAATCCCACTTCGACTCGATTATGTTCTTGGATACGGCTATTTGATCACCGGTCGACAGTTACGGCGGTGAACGTAACACATGTACCTCCCGCCCGCTACTGTCCGAGTACGCAGAAATCGAGAGCGACGA
This genomic window from Natronococcus occultus SP4 contains:
- a CDS encoding DUF1616 domain-containing protein, which encodes MGSNGESEPGWRLPADLAAALALTALVNVAAFAPVVRETPVRIPLGLAVLLFVPGYVVVAALFPGRRDVDAIDRLSLSVVASAVVVPAVGLVLNATPWGIRLGPMLVGVSLVIVVGCVLGTRRRLAVRPDERFRVPYREWTRQKVAVVRPNGGTDLALTLSLAVAVIVAVGAAGFAVADHHGYGPENGEDDAAAISLLDSDGDLLAESEATLEPGSAGSVFVGVDNYGGEPRSYIVLALERELADDGTVTDERELERFDVTVDDGERGTVEHELEPTAGGDVQFVWLLYPDAVPEEPSTDSADAYASLMVSGEEAPG
- a CDS encoding MarR family transcriptional regulator; the protein is MSNSTTSVKNPHQEKARVPRAVIHKKILDAAESRPDASIEAIAEDVNGATTQMVERVLEEYGDPATPSGESEGGEEEDTDLTTSKTNSEPKNPDTEEITDDNEAETDCRLEDGNEETADSEPDTGIEMPAEKGEEDGGDQRSETMEPVRNGHESQATSSLTASELTEKQLETLREIYRRPSATQAELGDTLGVTSATINQRVNTIAGFDWTNRQHIVGELFENEATNDDETTEADRSVDSDSDARCDSSIESSKNADTSSESVNSREEQPKAESDAVRSRASSTEGSTRDREHEREDHVLTGTSSRVTADSLEELEELETRITVLADQVEMLTDRSAEHSLSSLSPELIHKIVHACLTAEHISQEEELRILRSLVATGSE
- a CDS encoding IS6 family transposase, with the protein product MAKIARLSGGSDWIELDFVERERTPRQLMELGIRLHFAGLSLSNTVRELEKFGVERSRKAVHDWVQKANLQPASNASPDHVALDETVIRINGKQFWLYAAVDPETYEFLHLRLFTTTTTALTQRFLRELREKHDVEDAVFLVDHAQHLATALQRTGLRFRPERHGNRNAVERVFREVKRRTSSFSNNFSHVDPTTAETWLQAFAVWWNLLN
- a CDS encoding HVO_A0556 family zinc finger protein gives rise to the protein MLDRQSSRRMTQLVLANLEEDRCHYCNGGALEVAAYKGNIAIVCDMCETPMAQFWDRTHAAVEDTDTNSG